Within Limanda limanda chromosome 17, fLimLim1.1, whole genome shotgun sequence, the genomic segment GTGGAGGCTGTGGTATCGAACTGTCTCTAACCTGGAGGGTCGAAGTTCAACCGATGAGACCACATCAGGCCACAGACCCCCAGAGTTACAtcatgtgtctttgtctttgtgtgagaCTGGAATAATAGATCTGATGGAGATGGCGAAAGAGTGTCCTCACCAGCACTCACTCACTCCACTGGTTAGATATAAACCTTTATGACTGGGagagttttattattatatgattCACTTCACTGTCTTCTGCTACAGTTCAGATTTGATTTTCTAAGTATTACTGCTTTAAAACAGACCCTAAGTGTTATGGCTCCCAGATTTATTTCTGACCTGCTCACTGACTGTAGCTCAACCAGATCCCTCTCCAGATAGAAAACAGATTTGGGCCCCTTTGGTCAATAATGTGGATCTTGTGACCCGGACTAAATGGATTTAAACCTAAAGTGGCCTATGCCTAAGTGTAAATGTTGCCCAAACAGCACAAAACTAATTAAGGCCACCTCTGGTTGACATGCGGTACAGCTGTGGATTatttgtggcccagatctggcacaCAGGAGCAGATTGCACAAGTCTTCTCCTTCCACACAGGATGACAGTGTGGCAACATGGGCCAAATCAGGGCCAAAACAAATCTCTATGTGGGTCAGATCACTAAACAAAGAAACCAtaacctttctctttttaagATTTCTATCCCGTGTGACCAAAGAATCAGCTGCCATGTCTGCAACCAACGGCCACGGTGTGAGCAAGGAAACATGGGACTCGCACAACAAGATGATGCTGGAGCCTCTGGGCATCAACGACTCAGAGGTTTGTTGTTCAGTGGATCAGTTGATCACATCCATATATACATCACAACTATAGATACGATCACTCACTAACataccttttaaaaacaaattttataGCTGCAACTTATTAAAATTGTCACTACAGTTAGCTGAGGGATGATCTGATACCAGTTTCCTCATACCTGGACTTTGCTCATCAGCCGACACAGAGTAAACATCAGTAGTTGGCAGTCATAACtgtaaaagaacacaaatacaacatttaCATCCTTTAACTAGCTAAACACTAACTTGCCCCACCCCAAAGCTGAAGTCTTGCATTCAGTTCACGTCTCTGTTTTACTTGTGGGACTGTCCAGTGTGTAATTGCTGACATTTTAGCTATAGCTCAGGTTAATGCTCCACTAcaggaaatcacttcttctttgctgCTTTAAATGCAGTACTTGCTATTGGCAGTACAGTGCAACTACTGTTTTATTGCAGTGCAGAAGAAGTTATTTATGGGAAAAGACAATTGCAGGTTTTATGGGTGAAACTAAAGTACTAAAACATTCTgcagtttttccctttttaagaGCTTGTGTGATAAATTGTCACTGTACCCCTCAAGGACACAGCagctgtgtatgtctgtgttttcaggttttctccatcataaaaaaagagaagcacCGGCAGACGTATGGTCTGGAGCTGATAGCGTCTGAGAACTTTGCTAGCAGAGCTGTGCTCGAGGCGCTGGGTTCCTGCATGAACAACAAGTACTCTGAGGGATACCCCGGACAGAGGTACAGGAATTCATTTAGTttgtcaaattatttttaaaattctTGCACCACACATGAGAAAAACAGTATAAAACTATTAGCTGTAATAATCATTGAGATCCTTGTGTTCAGGTATTATGGTGGCACAGAGCATGTGGATGAACTGGAGAGACTTTGTCAGAAGAGGGCGCTGGAGGCCTATGGTCTGGACTCAGAGAAATGGGGCGTCAACGTGCAGCCATACTCAGGTATCAAATACTGATTCAAATATTACTGATGTGACCAAACTCCTCTGTTGTCCTTTCTCTCAGCTTGGTCCTTGCTCACCTCCTTCTTGTTCATTCTTCTTTGTTCAGGGTCGCCTGCTAACTTCGCGGTCTACACGGCCATCGTGGAGCCACACGGCAGAATCATGGGACTGGACCTCCCTGATGGGGGTCACCTGACACACGGTTTCatgactgaaaagaaaaaaatctcagCAACGTCCATCTTCTTCGAGTCCATGCCGTACAAGGTACAGAGCAAACTAACACATTCTGTCAACACACACCCGTCACGGAATCTATATACAAATTTCTTCatacataaaaataactttGCATGGTTTCTGTTAACTTTTACCATAATAATTGTGAAATACATGAGAATCAAGGCACAATGCTCTTATTGTGAAGGCCTTGTTTCTCATGTTAATTCAGTTCTACACCAAATAAGGGTTGTTTTCCTGGGTAAGATAAACTAAATCAAGATAAAGAATATTTTTAATGTGGCTGtctgaaacacattttatattttgtctaGTTTATTTTTGACTTTGGAGTCAGAGTTTAGCAAGATTCATCTTTATCATGTCCATATAATATTGGCCGGTTGTTCCTGATAAAAGCTGGAACTGTTCATACAAAGACCATAATTTGGCAGAGTTGTTGGAGTAAAAATAGACAAAATTAGCtggataataaataatatatacataaataaataaaggaaatttGATATAAAATGTGGGGGAAATCAAAAACCTAACACAActgaatatttattaatttgtagGTGAATCCAGAGACCGGCTACATTGACTACGACAGGCTGCAAGAAAACGCACGTCTGTTCCACCCCAGAATCATCATTGCAGGTCTTTTATAATACACACACTACCACACACGCAAACTCACAAAGTTATTTCGCCACAGAAGCTGAACGTTCACCTCGTCCTTGTTTTGCTTCACTAGGAACAAGCTGCTATTCCCGCAACCTCGACTACGCCCGTTTGAGGCAGATCTCCAACGAGAACGGTGCCTACCTGATGGCAGACATGGCTCACATCAGCGGTTTGGTGGCTGCCGGAGTGGTGCCCTCCCCCTTTGAGCACTCTGACATTGTTACCTCGACAACGCACAAGACACTGCGTGGCTGCCGCTCTGGACTTATCTTCTATAGGAAAGGTAGAAATGGAGAATGATGCTTCTTCTGTCCAAACAAACCTCATCAGCACgtatttctctctgtgttggtTCTTTGTTATTTATCAAATCATATAATTTTTCTCGTCTGCGTTTCCCTCCTCCAGGTGTGCGGAGTGTTGATGCCAAGGGGAAGGAGACTTTGTACAACTTGGAGTCTTTAATTAATCAGGCCGTGTTTCCTGGGCTGCAGGGAGGACCACACAACCACGCTATTGCAGGTATCATACTTTTTCTCCCTTTGACTTTCAAGTAAACAGCCAATTAATTTTGTAAGCAGCATATATGTCAGGTTTGTCTGTGGCCGGTTGTCCTCAGGTGTTGCTGTAGCTCTCAAACAAGCCATGACCCCAGAGTTCAGGGCCTACCAGGAGCAGGTTCTTGTTAACTGCAAAGCTCTGTCCAGTGCTCTTATTGACTACGGCTACAAGATTGTCACTGGTAAGAGACACTCTGCATGATTACACTTGTTTTCTTACGTTAATGATATAGCTGTTAAAGGAATCTAACATTTGTAGAAGCACTTAATAGCTCTAGGGTCCATGTAATGTCCTCTCATGCCGTGTTTCTCCTCTTGTGTAGGCGGCTCTGACAACCACCTGATCCTGCTGGACCTTCGCAGCAAGGGAACTGATGGAGGACGAGCTGAGAAGGTTCTGGAGGCCTGTGCCATCGCTTGTAATAAGAACACCTGTCCAGGTAGAGTTTATGTTTCTATCATAAGCCACCATTAGAGAAATATCAGGCTAAAGACCGGTTAAATAGAGGTGACAGACATATATACAGCTtgcattttatattattgaagaCATTGgtgtgtgtataatttagtctattctttctttctgtggATGTAGCTCCTTAAAAGCTGTAAATGTCTTTTTTCCCTGGATTGCAGAGTGCAATTCTTAATTTGTTCCTTCCTTTTAGGGGATAAAAGTGCTTTGCGCCCGAGTGGTCTGAGGTTTGGATCCCCAGCTCTGACCTCCAGAggcatggaggaggatgacttcAAGAAGGTGGCCGAGTTCATCCACCAAGGTAAACTCTTAGAGCCCACTTTTAAAAAAGGCAGTATATTGAAGATGTTCTTTGAGAGATGTTTGAAACGAACCACAAGCTCTCTCCTTTTCCCCTGCAGGCGTTGAGCTGACCTTGGAGGTGCAGAGAAGCCTGGATCCCAAGGCCCCTCTTAAGGAGTTCATCAAGGCCTTGGGACAGGAAGAGAAGTTCCAGCAGCGGGTGGCTGAGATCAAGGCTGAGGTGGAAGCTTTCGCTAGTCAGTTCCCCATGCCCGGCCTCCCTGAGCTGTAGGGGGCAGCAGTTCACACTCTGAGGTGCAGCTGCACTGATGCTTACAACAAACattgtgtgtcgtgtgtatatttgttttaacgGTTAAATCTGTCTCTCCAAATCAAGATGCTTCTGGCAGCCATGGATACACACATTATACCAATGCTTGGAACTGTAGTTGCAAAAATTCAGTTTTGCTACATTGCCTTTACTGTCTTTGATGGCTTTTCTCCACTGTGAATTCAATCTCTTTTGTTACAATTACATGGAAGCTTTAATTATGTCAaaatcttctttttcttttgtattccGTTTAAAAATCCAAAGTTTGTTTTCAGCGGAACTGCACATCTGAGTGCCAATCATGATTATTGCCTTCATGCATGATCATCCTTGTGTACGAGACGTGTTCAATAAAATCTGTGAATTGTAAAACTACTGTTGTTACTTTGTTTGTGTATTGTGACACTtccaaacatccat encodes:
- the shmt1 gene encoding serine hydroxymethyltransferase, cytosolic, which produces MSATNGHGVSKETWDSHNKMMLEPLGINDSEVFSIIKKEKHRQTYGLELIASENFASRAVLEALGSCMNNKYSEGYPGQRYYGGTEHVDELERLCQKRALEAYGLDSEKWGVNVQPYSGSPANFAVYTAIVEPHGRIMGLDLPDGGHLTHGFMTEKKKISATSIFFESMPYKVNPETGYIDYDRLQENARLFHPRIIIAGTSCYSRNLDYARLRQISNENGAYLMADMAHISGLVAAGVVPSPFEHSDIVTSTTHKTLRGCRSGLIFYRKGVRSVDAKGKETLYNLESLINQAVFPGLQGGPHNHAIAGVAVALKQAMTPEFRAYQEQVLVNCKALSSALIDYGYKIVTGGSDNHLILLDLRSKGTDGGRAEKVLEACAIACNKNTCPGDKSALRPSGLRFGSPALTSRGMEEDDFKKVAEFIHQGVELTLEVQRSLDPKAPLKEFIKALGQEEKFQQRVAEIKAEVEAFASQFPMPGLPEL